A window of Haliscomenobacter hydrossis DSM 1100 contains these coding sequences:
- a CDS encoding SusC/RagA family TonB-linked outer membrane protein: MRLLYTLLLLSATCFTQVLAQVTITGKVTDEKKEALIGVNILVKNSTLGGVTDLEGNYSFEVPDAEATLVFSYTGFQTQEISIKGRSSLDVVMSEATLMINEVVVVGYGTQRKSDLTGSVGSIKSSELQKVAASNVTQALQGKIAGVNVSSASGRPGEGPVIRIRGTGTLNNANPIYVVDGLILDNIDFLNPSDIESMEVLKDASAAAIYGTRGANGVVLITTRKGIRGQKAHFSFNAYNGIQQVGKRIDLANGTEYASLVNEFYRNVGGAPPYANPEAFGEGTDWQDIIFRDASIQNYNLSVRGGSEAMTYSISGDAFLQDGIIRTSNFNRYSLRVNNEYNLVKGVKLGHNLAFISSASNREPGGIVFNSYAADPTVIALDENGKFGSTSTNSNVSNPAAQLRYNSYNRGYGQQLNGNAYIEIYPIKNLTARSSFGFNSLNNRGKGYEPQFEVDDKQRNPQSRVSAEFSRYNDWQWENTLNYSREIGVHRFSILAGYTQQARSGERIGGSRQRLIGDTEEFFYLDAGDVETATNYNIGNNPERYQSVLFRANYNFKERYLFTATFRRDGSSKFGSERRYGNFPAFAVAWRVIEEPFMKNQNFLDNLKLRASWGRLGNDKFPSDAAIPTVTNNLSAVFGNTESLNFGASLISLANPFLQWEETNSTDLGAELGFLNNRLTLEVEYYQRNTNKILVPVPIPDYVGSASNPFVNAADVRNSGFDFTLNYRNTVGKLTYRVGALASTLKNEVLSLGTGNEALFATATRTIVGQSIGSFYGFKVVGVYQNAEEIAQNPTREAVAPGDLRFEDTNGDGIVDSQDRTYLGSSIPNLIYGFNFGVDVYGFDFSVDFNGLSGNKIYNGKRAARGFGIPNYEASFLERWTGPGTSNFEPRITNGGYNYQVSDRFLEDGSFFRLRSAVLGYSLPKKLVERIKLNSLRIYASGNNIFTWAKYSGFTPEISSDNVLQVGIDGGVYPLSRTWLAGINISF; this comes from the coding sequence ATGCGACTCCTATACACTCTGCTCCTACTCAGCGCCACTTGTTTTACCCAAGTACTGGCTCAGGTTACCATCACCGGGAAGGTAACCGACGAAAAAAAAGAGGCGCTCATCGGCGTCAATATTTTAGTAAAAAACTCTACCCTTGGCGGGGTCACTGACCTTGAGGGTAATTACAGTTTTGAAGTTCCGGACGCAGAGGCCACACTGGTTTTTTCCTATACTGGTTTTCAAACCCAAGAAATTTCCATCAAAGGCCGCAGCAGCCTGGACGTGGTGATGAGTGAAGCCACGCTGATGATCAACGAAGTGGTGGTCGTCGGCTACGGCACCCAACGCAAAAGCGACCTCACCGGCTCGGTCGGTTCCATCAAATCAAGTGAATTACAAAAAGTAGCGGCTTCCAATGTAACTCAGGCGCTACAAGGAAAAATCGCAGGTGTCAACGTAAGTTCGGCCTCTGGTCGCCCCGGCGAAGGGCCGGTTATCCGCATCCGTGGCACCGGAACCCTGAACAATGCCAATCCCATTTACGTAGTCGATGGCCTCATCCTCGACAACATCGACTTCCTCAACCCCAGCGACATCGAGAGCATGGAAGTACTCAAAGATGCTTCTGCTGCGGCAATTTATGGTACCCGTGGTGCCAATGGTGTGGTGCTCATCACCACCCGCAAAGGTATTCGTGGCCAAAAAGCCCACTTCAGCTTCAATGCTTACAATGGAATCCAGCAAGTGGGTAAAAGAATTGATTTGGCCAATGGTACAGAATACGCCAGTTTGGTCAATGAATTTTACCGCAATGTGGGTGGTGCGCCACCTTATGCCAATCCCGAAGCTTTTGGAGAAGGCACCGACTGGCAGGACATCATTTTCCGCGATGCCTCCATCCAAAACTACAACCTCAGTGTGCGGGGCGGCTCCGAAGCGATGACGTACAGCATCAGTGGTGACGCCTTTTTGCAGGACGGGATCATCCGCACTTCTAATTTCAACCGCTATTCCTTGCGGGTCAACAACGAATACAACCTCGTCAAAGGGGTAAAACTGGGACACAACCTGGCCTTCATCTCCAGCGCCAGCAACCGCGAACCCGGAGGAATTGTGTTCAACTCCTACGCCGCCGATCCTACCGTAATTGCCCTCGACGAAAACGGCAAATTCGGCAGCACCTCTACCAACTCCAACGTCAGCAACCCCGCCGCCCAGTTGCGCTACAACAGCTACAACCGTGGTTACGGCCAACAACTGAATGGAAACGCCTACATCGAAATTTACCCCATTAAAAACCTGACTGCCCGCAGCAGTTTTGGCTTCAACAGCCTCAACAACCGCGGTAAGGGCTACGAACCGCAATTTGAAGTAGACGACAAACAGCGCAACCCCCAAAGCCGTGTCTCCGCTGAGTTTTCGCGCTACAACGACTGGCAGTGGGAAAATACCCTGAACTATTCCCGCGAAATTGGCGTCCATCGCTTCAGTATACTGGCCGGTTACACCCAACAAGCCCGCAGTGGAGAGCGCATCGGTGGCTCCCGCCAACGCCTGATTGGCGATACCGAAGAGTTCTTTTACCTGGATGCGGGCGATGTTGAAACCGCCACCAATTACAACATTGGCAACAACCCCGAACGTTACCAATCCGTACTGTTTCGGGCCAATTACAACTTCAAAGAGCGTTACCTCTTTACCGCTACTTTCCGCCGGGATGGATCTTCCAAGTTTGGCTCCGAAAGACGTTACGGCAATTTCCCCGCCTTTGCCGTGGCCTGGCGGGTGATCGAAGAGCCATTTATGAAAAACCAGAACTTCCTCGACAACCTCAAGCTGCGCGCCAGCTGGGGTCGTTTGGGCAACGATAAATTTCCTTCCGATGCGGCCATTCCCACGGTCACCAATAACCTGAGTGCGGTATTTGGCAATACCGAAAGCCTGAATTTTGGCGCGTCGCTGATTTCGTTGGCCAACCCATTTTTGCAGTGGGAAGAAACCAATAGTACCGACCTGGGTGCAGAATTGGGTTTTCTGAACAATCGACTGACTTTGGAAGTGGAGTACTACCAGCGCAATACCAACAAAATTTTGGTGCCCGTACCCATCCCCGACTACGTGGGCTCGGCCTCCAACCCTTTTGTAAATGCCGCTGATGTGCGCAACTCCGGATTTGACTTTACCCTGAATTACCGCAACACGGTGGGTAAACTCACTTACCGTGTTGGCGCACTGGCTTCAACGCTGAAAAACGAAGTACTTTCCCTGGGAACTGGAAACGAGGCACTCTTTGCCACCGCTACCCGCACCATTGTAGGTCAGTCCATTGGTTCATTCTACGGCTTTAAAGTTGTCGGGGTATATCAAAACGCGGAAGAAATTGCGCAAAACCCGACGCGTGAAGCTGTTGCTCCCGGCGATTTGCGTTTTGAAGATACCAATGGGGATGGCATTGTCGATTCACAAGATCGTACCTATCTGGGTAGCTCCATTCCGAACTTGATCTATGGTTTCAATTTTGGGGTTGACGTCTATGGATTTGATTTTTCCGTAGATTTCAATGGATTAAGTGGCAACAAAATCTACAACGGTAAAAGGGCTGCCCGTGGTTTTGGCATTCCCAACTACGAAGCGTCCTTCCTCGAGCGTTGGACGGGGCCTGGCACTTCCAACTTTGAACCACGCATCACCAATGGTGGTTATAATTACCAGGTGTCGGATCGCTTCCTGGAAGATGGTTCGTTTTTCCGCCTGCGCAGTGCCGTACTGGGATACAGCTTGCCCAAAAAGTTGGTTGAGCGCATCAAACTGAACAGCTTGCGGATCTACGCCAGCGGGAACAACATTTTTACCTGGGCAAAATACAGTGGTTTTACACCCGAAATCTCCAGTGACAACGTATTACAAGTAGGGATCGATGGTGGTGTGTATCCGCTGTCGCGTACCTGGTTAGCTGGAATCAATATTTCTTTTTAA
- a CDS encoding formylglycine-generating enzyme family protein has protein sequence MEADRKKRAAEQAEQERKKQEAARLAELQKQKEVEKRLPEMVLVRGGTFQMGSNDFDATKPIHSVTLPDFEIGKYPVTQKLWQEIMGSNPSYFKGCDDCPVEKVSWDDVQEFLKKLNHRHPGKNYRLPTEAEWEYAARGGNQSKGYTYAGSNDIDEVTWYDKNSGGKPQLVGGKKANELGIYDMSGNVWEWCQDVWHDNYQGAPTDGSVWTRAGQHGRRVLRGGSWYSDPFYCRAANRYRAFQSYRYNYYGFRLVRH, from the coding sequence TTGGAAGCCGACCGTAAAAAACGAGCAGCTGAACAAGCTGAGCAGGAACGTAAAAAGCAGGAAGCTGCCCGCCTTGCTGAACTCCAAAAACAAAAAGAAGTCGAAAAAAGACTACCCGAAATGGTGCTCGTACGTGGCGGCACCTTCCAAATGGGCAGCAATGACTTCGATGCAACAAAACCCATCCACAGCGTAACCCTTCCCGATTTTGAAATCGGAAAATACCCGGTGACCCAAAAGCTCTGGCAGGAAATCATGGGCAGCAATCCTTCCTATTTCAAAGGTTGCGACGACTGCCCGGTGGAAAAAGTCAGTTGGGACGATGTGCAGGAATTTTTGAAAAAACTCAACCATAGACACCCAGGAAAAAACTACCGCCTTCCTACTGAGGCCGAATGGGAATACGCGGCTCGTGGAGGAAACCAAAGCAAGGGCTACACCTATGCGGGCAGCAACGATATTGACGAAGTGACCTGGTATGATAAAAATTCTGGTGGGAAACCCCAGCTGGTGGGCGGCAAAAAGGCCAATGAGTTGGGCATATATGATATGAGTGGCAACGTGTGGGAATGGTGTCAGGATGTCTGGCACGACAATTATCAGGGCGCACCCACGGATGGTAGCGTCTGGACCCGCGCCGGTCAGCATGGGAGACGAGTATTGCGCGGCGGTTCCTGGTACTCTGATCCATTCTACTGTCGGGCTGCCAACCGCTATAGGGCCTTTCAGTCTTATCGATACAACTACTACGGTTTCCGATTGGTCCGGCACTAA
- a CDS encoding DUF3298 and DUF4163 domain-containing protein → MKKLFFALFLCSAVCACEQKESNTDEKMPDAKDYAYLHLIGTIGDAPVHMNLIQDLDYDKNPWYTGYYTYDEIQEPLGFYSSMDSTGQGQLILTEFAVTDEPYGLFRGKLEKGVYSGEYTSAAGKKSPFTLTYSFPEGTQQFSAVRIEATEPAKKDAKDSPKGHFAYEYFIPKETWLKDAFLKEMVGDSLAQVYKNPEKAYVVEQKKFFTDYHAEVEGMLEDDQDAAFLNYDFEKSMEVLFNQDKLLSIATVDYSYAGGAHGNYGSACATFDLAKKKKVSLEDVFKPNHEAALTKALTAAAKKKFKVQDLEEVLFVKQVEPNGNFFLTGKGICFNYVPYEIGSYAAGELKFFVPFTELKTVLK, encoded by the coding sequence ATGAAAAAACTGTTTTTTGCCTTGTTCCTATGCAGCGCAGTTTGTGCTTGCGAACAAAAAGAGTCCAATACTGACGAAAAAATGCCAGATGCCAAAGATTACGCGTACTTGCACCTGATTGGCACAATTGGTGATGCTCCGGTGCACATGAACCTCATCCAGGACTTAGACTACGACAAAAATCCCTGGTACACTGGCTATTATACTTACGACGAAATACAAGAGCCGCTGGGATTTTACTCTTCCATGGATTCTACGGGCCAGGGACAACTCATTTTGACGGAGTTTGCTGTAACGGATGAACCTTACGGCTTGTTCAGGGGGAAATTGGAAAAGGGAGTTTACAGCGGCGAATACACCAGCGCAGCAGGCAAAAAATCGCCATTTACCCTCACTTACTCCTTCCCGGAAGGCACCCAACAATTCTCCGCAGTGCGCATAGAAGCTACGGAACCCGCCAAAAAAGATGCAAAAGATTCCCCCAAAGGCCACTTTGCTTATGAATATTTTATCCCCAAAGAAACCTGGTTGAAAGACGCATTTTTAAAAGAAATGGTTGGTGACTCCCTGGCGCAAGTGTACAAAAATCCAGAGAAGGCCTATGTGGTGGAACAAAAGAAATTCTTTACAGATTACCACGCTGAGGTGGAGGGTATGCTGGAGGACGATCAAGATGCCGCATTCCTGAATTACGATTTTGAAAAAAGTATGGAAGTGCTTTTTAATCAGGATAAACTCTTGAGTATTGCTACCGTAGATTATTCCTACGCGGGAGGAGCGCACGGAAACTATGGCTCAGCCTGTGCAACTTTTGACCTGGCGAAAAAGAAAAAAGTAAGTCTGGAAGATGTATTCAAACCCAACCATGAAGCGGCCTTGACCAAAGCACTGACGGCAGCGGCCAAAAAGAAATTCAAGGTGCAGGATTTGGAGGAAGTTTTGTTCGTAAAACAAGTGGAACCCAATGGCAATTTCTTCCTGACCGGAAAGGGCATTTGTTTCAATTACGTGCCCTACGAAATTGGCTCTTACGCGGCGGGGGAGTTGAAGTTTTTTGTACCGTTCACGGAGCTGAAAACGGTTTTGAAATAA
- a CDS encoding RagB/SusD family nutrient uptake outer membrane protein: MRNQYFFRMTASVMLVFMFANSCQNGDFLEVKPQGVINANNYFQTKDHAIWSVNATYNALRDWNLTSLPWLAMTDIVTDDAVKGSFPADAQRLTAFDDFSWDPGFPEDIRGSWRGHYQGIFRANVAIDGIPKVPVMDETLRKRLIAEAKFLRAHFYFNLVRWFGDLPLITRPLTQDEFYTQTRASVAEVYQLIVGDLTEAVASLPEKSAYAPEELGRATKGSARGLLAKVHLTQKDYANAEKYALEVINSNEYALLTDYTKIFLPEGENSSESVFEVQATALEASYAGATAWNMVQGVRGTPNLGWGFNLPSDDLMKAFEFGDPRRDATALLVGEALPDGSALVEDNPQIENERYNQKAWTPAHALLQDNGPSNIRMLRYADVLLIAAEALNENGKAQQALTYLNAVRARARGTRRNILPDVTVTDKDALRQRIWQERRVELAMEQQRWFDLVRTGQAETRMKAVGKNFLKGKHELFPIPQTEIDLGGGNLQQNQGY; this comes from the coding sequence ATGCGCAATCAATATTTCTTTCGGATGACGGCAAGCGTGATGCTGGTTTTTATGTTCGCCAATTCTTGTCAAAACGGGGATTTTTTGGAAGTAAAACCACAAGGTGTCATCAACGCCAACAATTATTTCCAAACCAAAGACCACGCCATTTGGTCGGTGAATGCCACCTACAACGCCTTGCGTGATTGGAACCTGACCTCCTTACCCTGGCTGGCCATGACCGACATCGTGACCGATGACGCCGTCAAAGGCAGCTTTCCTGCCGATGCGCAGCGCCTTACCGCCTTTGACGATTTCAGTTGGGATCCCGGTTTTCCGGAAGACATTCGGGGCTCCTGGAGAGGGCATTATCAAGGAATTTTTCGTGCCAATGTGGCCATTGACGGTATCCCCAAGGTTCCGGTCATGGATGAAACCCTGCGCAAACGTTTGATTGCTGAAGCTAAATTTCTGCGTGCCCATTTCTATTTCAACCTGGTGCGTTGGTTTGGTGATTTGCCCCTGATCACGCGCCCACTCACGCAAGACGAGTTTTACACCCAAACCCGAGCCTCAGTAGCCGAAGTGTACCAGCTGATCGTGGGTGATTTGACCGAAGCGGTCGCCAGTTTGCCCGAAAAATCGGCCTATGCACCTGAAGAATTGGGACGCGCAACCAAAGGCTCGGCCAGAGGGCTTTTGGCCAAAGTACACCTGACCCAAAAGGATTATGCCAACGCGGAAAAATATGCACTGGAAGTCATCAACTCCAATGAATACGCCTTGCTGACCGATTATACCAAAATCTTTTTGCCCGAAGGGGAAAACTCCAGCGAATCGGTTTTTGAAGTGCAGGCCACCGCTCTGGAAGCTTCTTACGCGGGGGCTACGGCCTGGAACATGGTACAGGGTGTACGCGGTACGCCCAACCTGGGCTGGGGCTTCAATTTGCCTTCCGATGATTTGATGAAAGCCTTTGAATTCGGCGATCCGCGACGTGACGCCACGGCGCTGTTGGTTGGCGAAGCACTCCCCGATGGTTCAGCCCTGGTAGAAGATAATCCACAAATCGAAAACGAGCGTTACAACCAAAAAGCCTGGACACCCGCCCACGCCCTGCTGCAGGACAACGGCCCCAGCAACATCCGCATGTTGCGCTACGCCGATGTGCTGCTGATTGCCGCAGAAGCGCTCAATGAAAATGGCAAAGCGCAACAGGCGCTGACCTACCTGAACGCGGTGCGTGCCCGTGCCCGTGGCACCCGTCGCAATATTTTACCCGACGTGACCGTAACGGACAAAGATGCCCTCCGCCAACGCATTTGGCAAGAGCGCCGTGTAGAATTGGCCATGGAACAACAGCGCTGGTTTGACCTCGTGCGCACCGGACAAGCCGAAACAAGAATGAAAGCCGTGGGCAAAAACTTCCTCAAAGGGAAACATGAATTGTTCCCGATCCCACAAACTGAGATTGATTTGGGTGGGGGAAATTTACAGCAAAATCAGGGGTATTAA
- a CDS encoding T9SS type A sorting domain-containing protein, whose translation MKKHLLFFAVLLFPLLGMAQVVLEDFEGGAKLPWTALDGTYSSIDNPAGGNTFGVNSSAKVGSYTKKAGAGYSLFLAELPTALDLSTNNLFKIQVKAAVASAFILKLEGTSGFVEATKNIAIAGEWIEYSFDFSKAAATPNLKKIILFFDPGVDASADTYLFDNLTVSPAGPCAGVAPSANILDDFECQRNIAYGLPGFADISAVDNPDKTGINTSASVGRYKDTGGEFHAMVLDWGGAMPLATRNVVKIKVWAPVAGNMLVKMEAGTSPQKELTVPITEINKWVEYTVDFSSQAAANHTKLVFFFNAGKLPGADDIYYIDDISLDPAPTSLVYEDFEGGAKLNWNPIDGSFVVVPNPPGGDTLKINSSTQVGAYTKKAGAGYSLFQAELAQPIDLSIYNVFKVQVKTAAPTSVLLKLEGPNGFVEGTNNIAVKDQWVEYSFNFSKSAALKGLNKIILFFDPGVDASADTYLFDNLIAVPAGACAGVEKNPDILDDFECQRNIAYAQPGFDDITAVDNPDKFGANLSAKVGRYKDVGGEFHALVMDWGGSIPLKDRNQVKVKVWAPVAGNLLFKLEGGTSGGEEESIAITELNKWVEYTADFSSQENANHTKIVFFFNAGKLPGANDIYYVDDISLVAKEKSSALEDFEDGAILGWESLGADAVFGKYNGDIPNPDKVGNTSSFVGSYTKGSSKLGGLKALLPQGFTLADLPQVNLQVWAPTGAKNLTLRLISTAEGVKEIIRPIDATGKWVDLNFNFSNFKNITDFERVEIVFDADLTSTATWYFDNLTQTVSTVNLCEGVVAVAGQVDDFECQRNYSKVSTTGGDFLKVINNPDPSGINASASDKVGAYTDPKDEYSAIVYEFGQPIDLSVLNQLQIKIWSPKAVPLLFKLEGGTQVEVFSAVAAGDTRKWVQYSIDLSAGIGKGNTKLTIFFNVAQLPTENDVYYIDDLEFRRAPYTSCISNFETALDNLGGWQYFANGTLDGQKVNVIVDNPSKTGINTSNKVAEFIERPGGEPFAGYFNDALPASISMGTNKKVTMKVLMDHEADVVLKLERSFPANTAPNTGDTKVKYTTPNQWQELTWDFTTLNIPNGAVYTTLSIIMDFGTVPTTEKRYYFDDLAIGDKSCSAVPVGVRDVVLANLKVYPNPVISELIIENGSELYGYDVFNALGQKVYSLRTSGQSNVNLNTSNLEHGMYILAGYDKNGLMKAKTKFVKQ comes from the coding sequence ATGAAAAAACATCTGCTCTTTTTTGCTGTGCTATTGTTCCCCTTATTGGGCATGGCTCAAGTCGTACTCGAAGACTTCGAGGGAGGCGCCAAGCTTCCCTGGACCGCCTTGGATGGTACATACTCAAGCATCGACAACCCTGCGGGGGGCAATACATTTGGGGTCAACAGCAGCGCCAAAGTAGGCTCCTACACCAAAAAAGCCGGGGCTGGCTATAGCCTTTTCCTGGCCGAGTTGCCAACCGCATTGGACCTCAGCACCAATAACCTGTTCAAAATTCAGGTAAAAGCTGCGGTAGCTTCGGCTTTTATCCTGAAACTTGAAGGTACGAGTGGTTTTGTTGAAGCCACCAAAAACATTGCCATCGCCGGTGAATGGATCGAGTACTCTTTTGATTTTAGCAAGGCGGCGGCTACGCCCAACCTGAAAAAAATCATTTTGTTTTTTGATCCAGGTGTTGACGCCAGTGCTGATACCTACCTTTTTGACAACCTTACCGTAAGCCCTGCCGGCCCTTGTGCGGGCGTTGCTCCTAGTGCCAATATCCTGGACGATTTTGAGTGCCAACGCAACATCGCCTACGGCCTTCCTGGCTTCGCCGACATCAGCGCGGTAGACAACCCGGACAAAACGGGAATCAACACCAGCGCGTCGGTAGGCCGCTACAAAGACACTGGAGGCGAATTCCACGCCATGGTCCTGGATTGGGGTGGCGCAATGCCCCTTGCTACCCGCAACGTCGTCAAAATCAAGGTGTGGGCTCCGGTGGCGGGCAATATGCTGGTAAAAATGGAAGCAGGAACCTCTCCTCAAAAAGAGTTAACTGTACCGATCACTGAAATCAACAAATGGGTAGAATACACCGTCGACTTTAGCAGCCAGGCTGCGGCTAACCACACCAAACTGGTGTTTTTCTTCAATGCCGGTAAACTCCCTGGTGCCGACGACATTTATTACATCGATGACATTTCACTGGATCCTGCCCCAACTTCACTGGTCTATGAAGATTTTGAAGGCGGCGCCAAACTGAACTGGAACCCAATCGATGGTTCGTTTGTGGTGGTTCCAAACCCTCCTGGTGGCGATACGCTCAAGATCAACAGCAGCACACAAGTAGGTGCTTACACCAAAAAAGCGGGTGCTGGTTATAGCCTTTTTCAGGCCGAACTGGCTCAGCCCATCGATTTGTCGATCTACAACGTGTTCAAAGTTCAAGTGAAAACCGCAGCGCCAACATCGGTATTGCTCAAATTGGAAGGTCCAAATGGCTTTGTTGAAGGGACCAACAACATTGCGGTCAAAGACCAATGGGTAGAATACTCCTTCAACTTCAGTAAATCGGCTGCCCTGAAGGGCCTAAACAAAATCATCCTGTTTTTCGACCCAGGAGTTGACGCCAGCGCGGATACCTATTTGTTCGACAACCTGATCGCCGTTCCAGCCGGAGCTTGCGCCGGGGTTGAAAAAAATCCAGACATCCTGGACGACTTCGAATGCCAGCGCAACATCGCCTATGCTCAACCTGGTTTTGACGACATCACAGCGGTTGACAACCCCGACAAATTTGGCGCCAACCTGAGCGCCAAAGTGGGTCGTTACAAAGATGTAGGTGGGGAATTCCATGCCTTGGTGATGGATTGGGGCGGAAGTATTCCACTGAAAGACCGCAACCAGGTGAAAGTAAAAGTATGGGCTCCCGTTGCGGGCAACCTCTTGTTCAAACTGGAAGGAGGTACTTCTGGTGGAGAAGAAGAATCCATTGCCATTACTGAACTAAACAAATGGGTAGAATACACTGCCGATTTCAGCAGCCAGGAAAATGCCAACCACACCAAAATTGTCTTCTTTTTCAATGCCGGCAAGTTGCCTGGTGCCAACGACATCTACTATGTTGACGACATCAGTCTGGTCGCTAAAGAGAAGAGCAGTGCCCTGGAAGATTTTGAAGATGGTGCCATCTTGGGCTGGGAGTCCTTGGGCGCTGACGCAGTTTTTGGCAAGTACAATGGTGATATTCCCAACCCGGATAAAGTGGGGAACACTTCCTCTTTCGTTGGCTCATATACCAAAGGTAGTTCCAAACTGGGCGGTTTGAAAGCACTGTTGCCACAAGGTTTTACTTTGGCCGATTTGCCACAAGTTAACCTGCAAGTTTGGGCACCTACTGGTGCGAAAAATTTGACCCTGCGTTTGATCTCAACCGCAGAAGGGGTAAAAGAAATCATTCGTCCAATTGATGCAACTGGCAAGTGGGTGGATTTGAATTTCAACTTCAGCAATTTCAAAAACATCACCGACTTCGAACGCGTAGAAATCGTATTTGATGCTGATTTGACTTCTACCGCAACCTGGTACTTTGACAACCTGACCCAAACGGTTTCTACGGTGAATCTTTGTGAAGGAGTTGTTGCTGTTGCGGGACAAGTAGACGACTTTGAATGCCAACGCAATTACTCCAAAGTTTCTACTACGGGCGGTGATTTCCTCAAAGTGATCAACAACCCTGATCCTAGTGGAATCAACGCTTCAGCTAGCGACAAAGTAGGGGCATACACCGATCCCAAGGATGAATACTCGGCTATTGTGTACGAGTTCGGCCAGCCCATCGATTTGTCTGTATTGAATCAGTTGCAGATCAAAATCTGGTCACCGAAAGCTGTACCTCTTTTGTTCAAACTCGAAGGAGGCACCCAAGTGGAAGTATTTTCGGCAGTTGCGGCTGGCGATACCCGCAAGTGGGTACAATACTCCATTGACTTGAGTGCAGGAATAGGCAAAGGAAATACCAAATTGACCATTTTCTTCAATGTGGCCCAATTGCCTACTGAAAATGATGTGTACTACATCGATGACCTGGAATTCCGCAGAGCACCTTATACTTCTTGTATTTCCAACTTCGAAACTGCACTGGACAACCTGGGCGGCTGGCAATATTTTGCCAACGGCACCCTCGATGGACAAAAGGTAAATGTCATCGTGGACAATCCAAGCAAAACAGGCATCAACACCAGCAACAAGGTAGCCGAATTCATCGAACGCCCTGGAGGTGAACCTTTCGCAGGCTACTTCAACGATGCCCTTCCCGCATCTATTTCGATGGGAACCAACAAGAAGGTCACCATGAAAGTGTTGATGGATCACGAGGCTGATGTAGTGCTCAAATTGGAGCGTAGTTTCCCTGCAAATACCGCTCCCAACACCGGAGATACCAAGGTAAAATACACCACTCCAAATCAGTGGCAAGAATTGACCTGGGATTTCACTACGCTGAACATTCCAAACGGTGCTGTTTACACCACCTTGTCCATAATTATGGATTTCGGCACCGTACCAACTACCGAAAAACGCTACTACTTTGATGACCTCGCCATTGGCGACAAGTCTTGTAGTGCTGTCCCTGTAGGTGTACGCGATGTGGTGTTGGCGAACCTGAAAGTTTATCCAAACCCGGTGATCAGCGAGTTGATCATCGAAAATGGCAGCGAACTGTATGGCTATGACGTTTTTAATGCACTCGGACAAAAAGTGTATTCACTGCGCACCAGTGGCCAAAGCAATGTCAATCTGAATACCTCCAACCTGGAGCACGGCATGTACATCCTGGCTGGATACGATAAAAATGGCTTGATGAAGGCCAAGACGAAGTTTGTTAAGCAGTAA
- a CDS encoding FKBP-type peptidyl-prolyl cis-trans isomerase, whose product MRQKMLCFFLLLSLILPSACVNLNSKEEERLEEQLATIEKYISDKGLSAVKDPAGMYYISTVEGTGKSIRFDSVQLVTFNYRGYLLDGTEFDKSDAGKPITTSLQGLIPGFQVGIAKMKKGGKATFIIPSALAYGSNPPSGIPANAIVLFDVELVDFGTQAEFDDTVIQKYLLDNSLTAEKHSSGLYYIISEPGTGENPSSSSIVTVKYKGYFTDKKVFDETKADATAQFPLTNLIEGWKIAIPLLKKGGKGTFLIPSRLGYGPSGSAGGVPGNSVIIFDIELVSF is encoded by the coding sequence ATGAGACAAAAAATGTTATGCTTTTTTCTGCTCTTGAGTTTGATCCTGCCCAGCGCATGTGTCAACCTGAATTCTAAAGAGGAAGAACGACTGGAAGAGCAACTTGCCACCATTGAGAAGTACATCAGCGATAAAGGACTCAGCGCGGTAAAGGATCCTGCGGGGATGTATTACATCAGCACCGTTGAAGGAACGGGAAAGTCCATTCGTTTTGATTCTGTTCAATTGGTTACCTTCAATTACCGAGGCTATCTGCTGGATGGCACAGAGTTTGACAAATCTGATGCGGGTAAACCCATCACGACTTCCTTACAAGGTTTGATTCCCGGTTTTCAGGTAGGCATTGCCAAAATGAAAAAAGGTGGAAAAGCAACCTTCATCATCCCTTCGGCTTTGGCTTATGGCTCCAATCCACCCTCGGGAATTCCCGCCAATGCCATCGTGTTATTCGATGTGGAGTTGGTCGATTTTGGCACCCAAGCCGAATTTGATGATACCGTTATCCAAAAGTACCTACTGGACAATAGTCTGACCGCCGAGAAACATTCTTCGGGACTGTATTACATCATTTCCGAACCGGGCACTGGCGAGAATCCAAGCTCCAGCTCGATTGTGACGGTCAAGTACAAAGGTTATTTTACCGATAAAAAGGTTTTTGATGAAACCAAAGCGGATGCGACTGCGCAGTTTCCTTTGACCAACCTCATCGAAGGCTGGAAGATTGCCATCCCCCTCTTGAAGAAAGGTGGAAAAGGTACCTTCCTGATTCCTTCCCGATTGGGCTACGGGCCGAGTGGAAGTGCTGGAGGTGTACCGGGCAATTCGGTGATTATCTTTGATATTGAGTTGGTGAGTTTTTAA